AAAATCACGATCATCTTTATGGTTTGCTAAATAGGAGAAATTTTCAAACCCGATAACATCCCCTTCATCCAAGGCTACTTCTACCACCACTTCATCTGGATAAATTCGAATCTTGTCGTCCACAAATACGAACTGAAAGACTCCCACGTTATCATATTGCTTACTATCAACCAATTGCATGTTATCATAGTCGTTAGTGTCTAGAAAGCTTTTAGCGTTATCAGCTGCCTCACTCAAGCTTAAGACATCTTTATCAATATCTCTTTCGTTCAACATCCATACTGGATGGCCACCATTTTTAGTAATATCCATTGTTATATTCGTATTATGCTTCTTGTCTGCTATCGTTAAGCTATATGCTTCATAATCTAAACCTTCTCCGGTTTCTGTTACTTTCACATCGTCTAACCTAGATCGCCCTAAGAATTTTTTAGCAACCTCTTGCGCTTCTTGTTGGCTAATCGTCTCCTCATTTTTGACTCGCTCATATATTTTTTCATCATTTCCAGCTACATGCTCTGTTTCAGAGTCAAAATTCACTTCTGAAAATCCGGATACCTTATCATCAATAATCTTAAAGCCATTTACTATGGCGTTATTTAAAGGCTCTTCTCCTGCTTTCATGGCCATCTCAGCATCCATCCATCTTAAATGATCTTTTAAAACTAATGATTGAACACTTCTTAATTCGTTTTGTATATCTGCCGCTTGACCATAGAGAGTTTTTAGATCATCATAGTTTTCATCTGTTAGAGGCTCGTGATCTTGATTCCTGATAGAATGCTGATAGGAGAAATCACCAACTTTTTTTAAAAACTCCTCGGTTTTACTAAAAGGCATTAACCCTAAAGGCAATTGCCCTAGATCATTTTGAGCTTGCGAGCTTACTCTCCACACTTCCGCTAACGATGGTGAAAGCTTTTCTGTAGAATTCATGGCTAATGTGGACCCAATTTCATCGTGCAACAAATCAATCTGATACGTCAAATCATGAAAAGCTCGTTGATAAGTGTTCTCAGTATGATTTAAAATCGCATTTTTCTCCTCATGTTCTCTATAACCCCAAAAACCTGCACCTACAACAACTACAACTAGTATAGCGATAATGATATTACGTGCCATTAGCTTCACCTCCAAAGATTATTCACAGAAAATGTGTTTACCTATTTGTTTAATTTGTGGGCGGGACCAAATCCATTTATTCGTTGCTGTTTGTGGGTTAAAATAATAAATCGCATTGCCTGATGGGTCTTGGCCGTTAATAGCATCCAGTACAGCCTTCCTTGCCCGATCATCAGGTTCCATCCATATTTGTCCATCTGCTACAGCCGTGAATGCCAATGGCTCAAATATGACATCAGATACAGTATTAGGAAAGATCGGACTTTCAATGCGATTTAATATAACTGCTGCCACTGCAACTTGTCCTTCATATGGTTCTCCTCGAGCCTCCCCATATACAGCCTGAGCCATTAGTTGAATATCATTATCCGAAAACCCTTCTGGAACATTCATAGCTTTCTCAATATTCATGTCATCATCTTGCGCTTCCGGTTCTTCTTCTTCAGGAGTCACGATCTCTTCTTCTGGATCCACCTCAGGAGGGGCTTCTTCTGCTGGATCCTCTTCTACTTCTGGCGGCTCAGGGGCTGCTGGTGTTGGTTCTTCAGCAGGTTCCTGTTCCTCAGGAGAGGGTTCTTCTGCTGGTGCTTCAGGTTCCTCTTCTGCTGGTCTTTCTTCCGCTGGAGGGGGCTGTTCTTCTTTAGGAGCCGGCGCTTCCTCTTGAGGTTGTTTTTGTTCTTCCTGTTTGGCTACACCATCTTCTTTCGGCTGTTCTTTCGGTTGTTCTTTTGGTTGTTGCCCCTTGCTACCTTTAGGTCCACGTTGAATATTTTTATCTACACCCCCATAATACGTAAATTTTCTTCCTTCTCTAAGATTTTGATGAACAAATTCCTTATCAAATTTCGTAGCACGTTCGAGCATTGCTTTTGTTTTTTCTCCAACTACACCATCGACTACTTCCAGTCCAAATTGCTTTTGAAACTCTTTAACAGACCAATATGTCTGCCATCCAAACACGCCATCAATTGTTCCGTTGTAATACCCGTTATACTGCATTCTCGCTTGAAGCTCCACTACATCATCGCCAGTTGCCCCTCGTTGCACAACTTGTCCTGAAAATGCTTCGGCACTTTGATGAGTCGTAAAGCTCATCAGGCAAAAAAGCATCAATATTATCAACTTTATAACCGAAAGCTTAGTATAGTTTTGTTTCATAGAGATCCTCCTTTAGTCTGGCTGTCTGATTGAGAGACATGTGAATAAGCTTAGTTTTATCCAAAGCATTATATTTATTCCATAAAAACAATCACTAGCTACAAGAGGTCTCACATCTTATTAAAGAAAGTGACTTAAAAACTCGGCCAATTTATCTTAATGCACTATGAAATGTACTGTCTTTTTAAATAGCTTTAGTCCAGGTATTATCTTTCGTATTATTAAACACAAAACTGCACCTCTACTAAGGTGCAGCTCAGACAATGCTTAATTTTCGTTTATTTCGTTCATTAATTAAGGATGAAACGTCCCTATTCCGGCGAAACATCCATATCAAATTGCGACTCATTACCGCAAATACAACGTTTAAAACCAGTGTCGAATCCTCCCATTTCATTTGGACGTCCTCGGAGAATATATTTTTCTCCACACTGTTCACAGCGAATGACAATTTTATACCGATGACTTATTTCAGGCAAATAGACCACTCCTTATTGACCAAAATATCAAACCTGTTGCAGTTTACTATACAACGAATCTTTATCCATATTCAACATTTCACTATAAACTAACTTATTTCTCGTTTTACATGATGAAGTGCTTGTAATCGATTAGCTTTTTTAATATGCCTTAATGCGACTATCCATAGAACGATCATAAAAGGAATTAGTACATACATCCACGCATTGAAAAGCACGAGTATTAAATTATATAAGCTGTGTAACAAGTATGGGAAAAAGAAAGCAAGAAATAAATAACGATATCTTTTACCTTTATTAAATTTTGCCTTTCCGAAATAGAACCCCATAACCACTCCAAACAGAGCGTGACTTGTTACAGGAAATATAGCTCTAAAAAAAGCCATATCGACCCCATTAGCAAGCAAGTACAACACATTTTCAACGGATGCAAAGCCAAGCGCCACTGCAGTCGCATACACAATCCCATCGTAACGCTGATTA
The DNA window shown above is from Salipaludibacillus agaradhaerens and carries:
- the prsW gene encoding glutamic-type intramembrane protease PrsW, which codes for MISIITVAITPAVALLTFFYLKDEFEQEPIIMVVRSFIFGALLVFPVMFIQFAIQHETDIVSPFVLSFFQASFIEEFLKWFIVLITIFYHVHFNQRYDGIVYATAVALGFASVENVLYLLANGVDMAFFRAIFPVTSHALFGVVMGFYFGKAKFNKGKRYRYLFLAFFFPYLLHSLYNLILVLFNAWMYVLIPFMIVLWIVALRHIKKANRLQALHHVKREIS
- a CDS encoding cell wall hydrolase, which produces MKQNYTKLSVIKLIILMLFCLMSFTTHQSAEAFSGQVVQRGATGDDVVELQARMQYNGYYNGTIDGVFGWQTYWSVKEFQKQFGLEVVDGVVGEKTKAMLERATKFDKEFVHQNLREGRKFTYYGGVDKNIQRGPKGSKGQQPKEQPKEQPKEDGVAKQEEQKQPQEEAPAPKEEQPPPAEERPAEEEPEAPAEEPSPEEQEPAEEPTPAAPEPPEVEEDPAEEAPPEVDPEEEIVTPEEEEPEAQDDDMNIEKAMNVPEGFSDNDIQLMAQAVYGEARGEPYEGQVAVAAVILNRIESPIFPNTVSDVIFEPLAFTAVADGQIWMEPDDRARKAVLDAINGQDPSGNAIYYFNPQTATNKWIWSRPQIKQIGKHIFCE
- the ypeB gene encoding germination protein YpeB, giving the protein MARNIIIAILVVVVVGAGFWGYREHEEKNAILNHTENTYQRAFHDLTYQIDLLHDEIGSTLAMNSTEKLSPSLAEVWRVSSQAQNDLGQLPLGLMPFSKTEEFLKKVGDFSYQHSIRNQDHEPLTDENYDDLKTLYGQAADIQNELRSVQSLVLKDHLRWMDAEMAMKAGEEPLNNAIVNGFKIIDDKVSGFSEVNFDSETEHVAGNDEKIYERVKNEETISQQEAQEVAKKFLGRSRLDDVKVTETGEGLDYEAYSLTIADKKHNTNITMDITKNGGHPVWMLNERDIDKDVLSLSEAADNAKSFLDTNDYDNMQLVDSKQYDNVGVFQFVFVDDKIRIYPDEVVVEVALDEGDVIGFENFSYLANHKDDRDFNLELTKEEAEEKANGNLDIKEHHVAVIENQAGEEVTCHEFYGTIDNDTFRIFINAETGSEEQVEKLPNPEPVYH